In one Arachis duranensis cultivar V14167 chromosome 9, aradu.V14167.gnm2.J7QH, whole genome shotgun sequence genomic region, the following are encoded:
- the LOC110275942 gene encoding probable LRR receptor-like serine/threonine-protein kinase At3g47570, whose amino-acid sequence MLFSTLTTIFLFCVTLPLIHPTITAATTTLGNKTDFVTLLQIKKSISSDPYGILMSWNTSNHFCSWGGVTCGIKHQRVVMLNLKEYHLSGTISPYIGNLSFLRILNLFSNKFYGEIPRELGRLFRLRKLNLSNNNLTGEFPISLTNCSKLRYLNFSANSFHGKIPIEVGSLKKLEKLSLFKNNFGGKIPPSIGNISSLNVFSIAVNNLEGKLPGEFGQLKKLSMLVILSNRFSGMLPSSFCNMTSLAFFSAAENQFHGSLPAGMFSALSNLQMFEIGMNQISGPIPTSIANASLLQKFDIGFNNFVGQVPSLEKLQHLTWLNLNYNNLGSGSDGDLDFITSLVNCTKLENLVLGSNKLGGILPISIGNLSTQLIEISLFVNHIHGTIPETIGNNINLISLYLGDNHFSGNVPNSFGKFHKMQSLDVGQNHLLGEIPPSLGNLTQLVEISISNNMLEGKIPPIIANWQKLQILDFSRNNFAGEIPQQIFGLPSLSIFLNLSHNSFNGNLSVEVGSLSSLDTLDISHNYLSGEIPETIGECKSMEYLDLHGNSFNGVIPSSIASLKGLTHLDLSLNNLFGTIPIELQSLSFLTYLNLSFNNLEGKVPIEGVFKNASAISVAGDHNHLCGGISELNLAACPATIGLRNKHHNLKQVVIIICVIVCFLLFSTPVLCYWIKKRKRPSFLSSWKSSIFQLPMVSYKTLHHATEGFSTNNLIGFGSFGSVYKGFLQPEQKFVAIKVMNIETNEANKSFIAECNALKFMRHRNLAKILTCCSSIDFKGNDFKALVFEYMANGSLEKWLQPCGESIEDESHPLELAQRLNILIDVANALHYLHYECVEPIIHCDLKPSNVLLDDHMVGHVTDFGLARLLTDSNQQSSTIGLKGTIGYSPPEYGIGSPVSMQGDTYSFGILALEMLSGKRPTEEMFKDGENLHHYVSMAYSNNLLEIVDSTLFTNQIQRRSTEEESIIENVIIILPKEETCVFSLTRIALACSMESPNDRMNIKDVIRELNLSRSAFLHG is encoded by the exons ATGCTTTTTTCTACCTTGACAACCATCTTTCTTTTTTGTGTAACATTGCCATTGATTCACCCTACAATAACCGCCGCTACCACCACCTTAGGAAATAAGACCGATTTTGTGACATtacttcaaattaaaaaatcaatatcAAGTGACCCTTATGGAATTTTGATGTCATGGAATACTTCTAACCATTTTTGCAGCTGGGGTGGAGTCACATGTGGCATCAAACATCAACGAGTTGTGATGTTGAACCTTAAAGAGTATCATTTGAGTGGGACCATATCTCCTTATATTGGCAACCTTTCTTTCTTGAGAATTCTCAACCTTTTTAGCAACAAATTTTATGGAGAAATTCCAAGAGAGTTGGGCCGTTTGTTTAGACTAAGGAAACTCAACCTTTCAAACAACAATTTGACAGGGGAGTTTCCTATTAGTTTAACTAATTGCTCTAAACTAAGATACTTAAATTTTTCAGCAAATAGTTTTCATGGAAAAATACCAATTGAGGTTGGTTCTCTTAAGAAATTAGAAAAGTTGAGTctttttaaaaacaattttgGTGGGAAAATTCCACCCTCCATAGGAAATATCTCTTCCCTTAATGTCTTTTCCATAGCAGTTAATAACTTGGAGGGAAAGTTACCTGGAGAATTTGGACAACTGAAAAAGTTGTCCATGTTAGTGATACTTTCAAACAGGTTTTCTGGTATGCTTCCTTCTTCATTTTGCAATATGACTTCTCTTGCTTTCTTCTCAGCTGCAGAGAACCAATTTCACGGCTCGCTTCCGGCCGGCATGTTCTCCGCCCTCTCGAATTTGCAAATGTTTGAAATTGGAATGAACCAAATTTCAGGTCCAATCCCAACTTCAATAGCAAATGCATCTTTGcttcaaaaatttgatattgGTTTCAACAACTTTGTTGGACAAGTTCCATCTCTTGAAAAATTGCAACATCTTACCTGGCTAAActtaaattacaacaatcttgGCAGTGGTTCAGATGGTGATTTGGACTTTATAACATCTTTGGTTAATTGCACCAAATTGGAAAATTTGGTTCTTGGTTCCAACAAGCTGGGGGGTATTTTACCCATCTCAATAGGCAATTTGTCCACCCAACTCATTGAAATAAGTCTCTTTGTTAATCACATACATGGAACTATTCCTGAAACAATAGGGaataacataaatttaatttctttgtatTTGGGTGACAACCACTTTAGTGGGAATGTTCCAAATTCTTTTGGAAAGTTTCATAAGATGCAATCTCTAGATGTGGGGCAAAACCACCTTTTAGGTGAGATACCTCCCTCCTTGGGAAATCTCACTCAATTGGTTGAAATAAGTATTTCAAACAATATGTTGGAAGGAAAAATTCCACCCATTATTGCAAACTGGCAAAAATTGCAGATTCTAGACTTTTCTAGAAACAATTTTGCTGGTGAGATACCTCAGCAGATTTTTGGACTTCCTTCCTTGTCAATATTTTTGAACTTATCTCATAACTCATTCAATGGCAATCTATCTGTTGAAGTGGGATCCCTTTCAAGCCTTGACACTTTAGATATCTCCCATAACTATCTCTCCGGGGAGATTCCGGAGACGATCGGCGAGTGCAAAAGCATGGAGTATCTGGATTTACATGGGAATTCCTTCAATGGAGTGATACCTTCATCAATAGCTTCATTGAAAGGACTTACTCATTTGGATCTCTCACTAAACAATCTGTTTGGAACAATTCCAATAGAATTGCAAAGCCTTTCATTTCTAACATACTTGAATCTTTCTTTCAATAACTTGGAGGGCAAGGTACCAATAGAGGGTGTTTTCAAGAATGCGAGCGCAATATCAGTAGCCGGTGATCATAATCATCTTTGTGGTGGTATATCAGAGTTGAATCTAGCAGCATGCCCTGCTACTATTGGGTTAAGAAACAAGCACCATAATTTGAAGCAAGTAGTAATCATCATTTGTGTGATTGTTTGCTTTCTGTTATTTTCAACTCCTGTCTTGTGTTATTGGatcaagaagagaaaaagacCATCATTTTTATCATCTTGGAAGTCATCAATATTCCAGCTTCCTATGGTGTCATACAAAACTCTACACCATGCAACAGAGGGGTTTTCCACTAACAACTTGATTGGATTTGGAAGCTTTGGTTCTGTCTACAAGGGATTTCTACAACCTGAACAGAAGTTTGTTGCTATAAAGGTAATGAACATCGAAACGAATGAAGCCAACAAGAGTTTCATTGCTGAATGTAATGCACTGAAGTTTATGAGGCATAGAAATCTTGCAAAGATTTTAACTTGTTGCTCAAGCATTGATTTCAAAGGCAATGATTTCAAAGCATTGGTGTTTGAGTACATGGCTAATGGAAGCTTAGAAAAGTGGTTGCAACCTTGTGGTGAAAGCATTGAAGATGAATCACATCCATTGGAGCTTGCTCAAAGATTGAACATTCTAATTGATGTGGCAAATGCATTACATTATCTTCACTATGAATGCGTGGAACCAATCATTCACTGTGATTTAAAGCCAAGCAATGTGCTCCTTGATGATCACATGGTTGGTCACGTGACTGATTTTGGGTTAGCAAGGCTTCTCACAGATTCTAATCAGCAATCTAGCACCATTGGGTTAAAGGGAACCATTGGATATTCTCCTCCAG AATATGGAATAGGTTCTCCGGTGTCAATGCAAGGTGACACATATTCTTTTGGAATTTTAGCATTGGAAATGTTAAGTGGAAAGAGACCAACAGAAGAAATGTTCAAAGATGGAGAAAATCTACATCATTATGTGAGCATGGCATATTCAAACAACCTGTTAGAGATTGTGGACTCAActcttttcacaaatcaaatacaaCGAAGATCCACTGAGGAAGAAAGCATTATAGAGAATGTGATCATCATTCTTCCAAAAGAAGAGACTTGTGTGTTTTCTCTAACAAGAATTGCACTTGCTTGTTCAATGGAATCTCCCAATGACAGAATGAACATCAAGGATGTTATTAGGGAGCTCAATCTTTCTAGAAGTGCATTTCTTCATGGTTAA